The genomic stretch cgagcagccttccataatacgtgatccggaagagatgttgcgtcacttttctcctcggctagctacacattgaattagattataagatcatcaattataacatattgtgacaatgtataagctcatagtatttgaatatactcacaattctttgttgtaaccgtgcataacccatacacccttttttgtacggatacgcgggttttgatgcccttttcctatttatgtcgcttacttcctggataaaaaagtttaaggcatattagaacttagtaacttaacaattgtataatagcataattaatagacattacatggaatttttcgtttcttcgtttggcgacaaagttattccattcatcggctgaaataatctcggcatacttcattggccgttctccttcaacaaattttccttcctcatccttgagaaatttgttgcacaaaaaggatcgaaatcctcggagtctttttccggccaattgaatacaatatttttgccggctttcatcgatgtgaaaggatctctaaaaaacatacaaatggagtgtgttattataaagtaatattataacaatatatggttaacaaatagtcaacaaaaaaacatataacaatatatggtaagtacctttatctccgaccatattttttccttgccaaccttcaagtccggacttctccaattatcacatgtaatcggaatatgttggcgaacaaggaaaccaatgtaacttgccaacattgaaccgttaggcttaattagttggtcttcagcactccaatgtacttcaaattttacacccttgtctcttgcacgaatgattgacttcataacagtcaatcctcgtttgatttctttttcaacattattacgtgattcattcgcggcattggtatcgtcttggttagccattttatctgtaatatagaaatgattcaataagacccaagtaagacaatgattaaatacgtgaacacattcatataccttccatttctctcatgttacaacaatctaaactcttttttttttatcattattgaatacaaactcacacacacctactgcatgcaaaagaccaatgcaaacttatggtatttggaacatgaacaaacttgtatccataatcatcaaacttccaaaaacaagctcaaacacacttcaaatatatcagttttcaatcagaaataaaaaactcagtttgccctaaacaacattaatcaacataatgcacaaaatgaaaaactaagtttagaaaatgccataatcaaacacatgaagaaagtgaacggtaacgatggagaagagaaataccttaaaggtgacggtaacgatggagaagaaagtgaacagtgacggtggaagaggataacgcagtgaacgtgaacggtgagggagggagaacgaacggcgacgatgacggtgagggagggagaacgaacgatgaacggtgagggagtaatcgcagtagagagtaatcgcagttgagagaaaacgaaatagcttatagagagggaaaataaagagacatgcagtatacgttatatttttaatgtttactaaaggggaccttagagggcgcttttttaaaaaaagcgccctctaaagggggcctaagagggcgcttctgaaagcgctctctaaggctttccaaaagcgccttctaaactggaaatgtacatggacttagagggcgctttttcaaaagcgccctctaagggtaaccttagagggcgctttcacaaaagcgccctctattgttgtccctccattttttttttggcttcactttagagggcgctttgttacaaaagcgccctctaaagggggtctaagagggcgcttctaaaagcgctctctaaggctttccaaaagcgccttataaactggaaatgtacatggacatagagagcgcttttttagaagcgccctctaaggttacccttagagggcgctttcaataaagcgtcctctattggtgtcccttcatttcctcattattttttcgcttcactttagagggcgctttgttacaaaagcgccctctaaagtgcgctgtctattcaagttgttcgctccttattttttctcttcactttagagtgcgcttttgtaataaagcgccctctaaggtgcgctgtctattccagtttttaGCGTAGTGTCTTGTGGCAAAGCCTTTCACCGACTTGTTGGTGTGTTATGCAACTTCGTAAATGATGCTCTATATGGCGGCGGCTCCGACAAGTGTGGCAGCTCCTTGGGTTTATCTAATGGGTTTCTTCAGTGATAATAGTTTATCCACAGTCCCAGGTTGGCGATTTTGGTGTAGGATTGGTACCCTGAGCTTTTGATTCTCTAATTGTTTTCAGATCTATTGAGATCTGCAAGTTTCAAGATTTAAGGTTAGACTTCTCTTAATATATGTTTCACTCATCGTGATTGATATCAGATTGATTTGATATCGATAACATTATGTTTGATCGTTGTTGGACAGTTTGACTCGAAGGAGCCGTCTTGCTTGTTGGTTTTGATTCTAGAGGTTGTTGATTCGTGAATTAGTTAGTGTTGGCGATTGGTTCATTCGTCGTCTCGAAAAGTGAAGACTCACACAATACTCTCAATTTTTGCTATTTAATTTCGGTCCCATACGAGGGTTCTCTGGATAGTGTTGATCACGTGTGTTTGCTTTAGTTTAATTTAAACCACTTTTCTTGTATTTTGTGGTTTGACGGAGTTTGGTCTATGTCCCCAGTATTTTCTACTTCCTTAATTTTTCTTATCTTTATATTTGtcttattaaaaaaatatttaaaattgtAAATAATAGTGTATATTTATTTCAAATAATACTCATTTTAAACTTCTCTTTTTTATGTGAAATTTCAAATTCATAAAGTAGTTATTACAAattcaaaatcatattcaaataaatttaaataaattataagATTAATTTAAATGAAATGAAAATTTAAATAGATATATTCATGTATATTTATTTGAAATAATATTCTTGAATATATTTATATACTTAACCCATGAATATATTTATTTAAACATTctttttatttaaaataatattacATATTTATTTCTAATGaatatttatttgagatttattttaattttataataaatatatgtaatattattttcaaaattaaatagtaaaatttaaaataatatcATTTGAAATAGGTAATAAATATATTACAtatttaaattatatatatatatatatatatatatattattatatatatatatattatatatatatatatatatatatatatataatatatatatatatatatatatatatatatatatatatatataaacaatattatgtatttaaataatattatatataatattatGTATGAAGTTTGTTAATCATACAATTTTATATTGGTACCCcataatttaaaataaaaaataaaaataaaaaataaaaatatatatatatatatatatatatatatatatatatatatataatctatatatatatatatatatatatatatatatatatatatataatattttattatttacCATATTAATGAACAATAAAATACGGTGTAGTgtaaattttttatataaaaatattatttcTTATAAAAAATACTCTCATGTAACATGAGAAATAGAAAAATTCATTATACATTTTGTACGTTATTCATTTAACGTAAATAATATTTActtaaaatttaaattttgtgGTTGCTAATTTTCTCTGTTTTCAATTTTTCTCTCTATGAACTCTCGCTAAAAATTGTTGTTCTTTTCCCACCCTCATATTTAAAATTTGTCTTTTTTATGTAGCTTTTGTTTCCATCCGATTTAGAGTGTTCTCGACACTGCGCTCGTGACATCTTTGTTACCGTTTTAGATTATGCCTTTTTTTGATAGCTCCTCTGATCTAATGGTTCATCAAATCTGTTATGTGGTAACCTTTTTAGACGATTCTTCTGTTCCAGTTATTCGAGTGACGCCTATGTTCGAGTGACTGGTAACTTCTAGTGGCAAAGCCTTTCACCGACTTGTTGGTGTGTTATGCAACTTCGTAAACGATGCTCTCTATGGTGGCGGCTCCGACGAGTGTGGTAGCTCCTTGGGTTTATCTAATGGATTTCTTAAATGATAATAGTTTATCCATAGTCTCAGGTTTGCGTTTTTAGTGTAGGATTGGTACCCTGAGCTTTTGATTCTCTAATTGTTTTCATAATTGTTTTCAGATCTGTTGAGATCTGCAAGTTTCAAGATTTAAGGTTAGATTTCTCTTGATTTGATATCGATAAATATgtaatattattttaaataaaaggaatgtttaaataaatatattcatgggttaaatatataaatatattcaAGAATATTATTTCAAATAAATATACATGAATATATCTATTTAAATTTTGAAACATATACTAAGAGAAGTCTAACCTTAAATCTTGAAACTTGCAGATCTCAACAGATCTGAAAACAATTAGAGAATCAAAAGCTCAGGGTACCAATCCTACACCAAAAACGCAAACATGGGACTGTGGATAAACTATTATCATTGAAGAAACCCATTAGATAAACCCAAGGAGCTGCCACACTCGTCGGAGCCGCCACCATAAAGAGCATCGTTTACGAAGTTGCATAACACACCAACAAATCGGTGAAAGGCTTTGCCACCAGAAGTTACCAGTCACCCGAACATAGGCGTCACTCGAATCACTGAAACAGAAGAATTGTCTAAAAAGGTTACCACAGAAGCTACTTAAAAAAAGATAAATTTTAAATATGAGGGTGGGAAAGGAGCGACAATTTTTAAAGAGTTCAGAGAGAGAAATTGAAAAGAGAGAAATTGAAAAGAGAGAAAATTAGCAACcacaaaatttaaattttaaataaatattatttacGTTAAATGAATAACGTTCAAAATATATAATGAATTTTTCTATTTCTCATGTTACACGAGAGTATTTTTTATAAgaaataatatttttatataaaaaatttacATTACCCCGTATTTTATTGTTCATTAATATGGtgaataatatatatatatatatatatatatatatatatatatatatatatatataatatatatatatatatatatatatatatatatatatatatatagtctttttatttttattttagattATGGGGTATCGATATAAAATTATATGGTTAATCAACTTCATAATTTTATTAAccaatttttttatattttattaattaattttgttttttCTACAAAAGcttatttttaatattattaatcAACTTTTGACATTTTATTAATCAACTTTCATTTATGTTCATGCCCATGACATTATTCATAATGATTATTCACATTACTATTCATCATATTTGTGATATGTGAATACGGTATAAATGTAAGGAAAATTTGTGATATGTGAATACGGTATAAATATAAGGAAATGTATATGAATATGATAGCTGTATTTTTATTTCAATGTCAATGGATTCTAACTCTactttgagattttttatttGTATGTTTTGAACACCAACGAAGGTTTAAAATAAGTATGCAACAAGAATATTTTTCAGAAGAGTTCAATGGTAAAAGCCTTCTCTATGTCCCTAGTGTCCTTGGGTCCAAAGCCACTTTGgacaaatttttatttttgtatatGTATCAAATTTTGAATAgtcttgatttttttttattttatatgttttaaattttgaatatttattttaaaattgaaatgaaaaaaTAAAAGTCAACTAACATTTAAGAAAATggaaaattaaaaatatatttaaaaatattatgtTTTGGAAAATATTAATTATAAGTAATTAGTTGAATATGTATAATTTTTCTAAGCACAAAATATATATTGTGTTAGTTTTTTTTAATAGAGATAGAATCAATATGCGGTTTTCAAATTCATTGGTCAGATCCAATAACTTAGTTTCCTGATTGAATAAATTATCGAATTGAATTTTAAAATATCACTAAAAACTATAAAAGAGAATTTGAATATGCTTATAAAATACAAAAAAGAACATAAGATGAAATTTGGCAATTGTAGGAGGGAAGATaacaattttaattttttatctaattttttaggatttttttattaattaaaatgatataaatataaatattttatttttaaaatcgtCTCAAAAAGAGTTTTTAACTCAATATGTACAAAGTAAGCTCTTATTATTAAGCTAGAAATAAAATTATGTTAGAAAAAAAGTTGATGATAAGTCTAGAAAAAAGAGCTTAaaatttttgtaaaaaaaattagaaaaattaAGTAAAAATGTAATGGTTAATACATCAGATTGAGTATAATTGAACTCTACAAAATCGACTTTTATGGTGAGGATTATCTCCACTTACAAGAACATGTTTAAGTCACATATTCCCCGATGTGAGATTTTTAATACACCCCTTCATGCTTAGAAATGGACATCTAAAGCGTGAAAATAAATGATGGATGATTCAATAGCGAACACATGATAGAAAATAATTCGTCAAGTTTTAAATCAAACTCGAATACAATATTAAAGAAAATGATTGGGTCTCACTCAACCCTATACAACAGTCTTAATATAATTGTTATTAGGTCCTCTAAACCAACTCAATTAAAAGTTGGTAGCCGTTTTGGGAGATATTAGAAGCTAATATTCGAGTCAGCAATATTTAGATTATTTTGAGCCACTAGGCTTTAAAAATAATGTGATTGTTAAGGAGTTTGAACATaaatgaaaaatacaaataaaCTATAAAGTGTAATGTGTTAAAATGTAGTAAATGACATGTATAGATGAATATGTAATGGTAAGCAAGCACAACACAAACCAATTTTCCTTGTTCTTTATCTCTACATGTTATGTTATGCACGATCTCTAACTATAGCTAATGAAACCAATAACTCTAACTTAATTACAATTTGTTAACTATTAATTAGCCTTAAAGAGCTAATTATTTCCTGTAATAGTAACCAATAACCAACCACCCTTTCTATGCCACCTTTTCTATTATTCTGTTTTCACAGCGTTTTTTTCTGAGTTTTTCTCTGTGGTCTACAAACTTTCGAGACAAGAAACAAGTTTAATCTCAAGCGAAAGAAATTTAAACGTTGTTGGAATATTTTTATTCTAGCCACCCTTTTATCTTGAAATGGGTTATTGTTGCTTTTCCTTTTTTTCTTATTCATATGTGTCTTCAGAAAATTCATATTCATATTCATAGCAATTAATATTTGTTTTTGAGTCTTGTAATTTGTATGTGATATAACAATAATAATTTGATaggaaaaaaaagagaaaaatttaAAAATGGCATCATCAAAGGTTGAAATTGCTTCCTTTGATTCAACAAAAAATCCAACATGGGTTTCAAGAGTTGCTAAGAATAATAACTTAGGAAACTTGAATTTGAATAAAAGATTTCATAATGTGTTTGTAGAAAAAGATGACTCTTCTTTGCCTGCATTGGTGAGTCCCAGGCATTCGAAGATAATCGACCGGTGGGCTGCGAGACAAGCTCAAGAAGTGGTGAGGAATCTTGAAAAGAATAATGAGGATGTTGCTGATAAGGTGTTTGATCATTTTCCTTCACGGTCGTCGAGTTTTAATTCTAGGAGAGGTAGAGAAGTTTCGGTTTCGCCTCCTCTTTCCGATGGATCAGAATCGTATGAAAGTGAAAAAACATTCAACCTTGGCGCTTCTTCGCTTGTTCAGATATGGGAGAAAAGGCTCAGTCAATCGAATTGCACGAAACAGAATGTGGCGTTGATTGGAAGGACTAGCTCTGATTCGAGTAGTAATGGGATAAGTGCATTTTCTGTGGAAGATCATAGCAGGGTCTCGGAAGAAGAGGAATCCTCTGACGAGCCGTTTCAGAATTGTTCTTCGAAAGTGCATTGTAATTTGGATGCGGGTGAAAGTGATAAAACTAAGGTTGCTGATATTATAAAGAAACTATCGATTACAAATCAAATGCAAAGTGATGAGAACGATACTGAGCTAAGTAACAGCGCGACAGGTTCTCCAAGTGTTTCCACACCAAAACAATTATCCGAACGTAGATGTTTTGGTAAGATCACAAACTACCCGCGTATTAGGGGGCGCCAAGCGTTCAATGACTTAATTATGCAGTTTGAGAGTGATCGACATGGAGAGCTCAACAATCTTGCAGAGCAAGGTGCAGTTTCTAAGTTCACACAAAGAGGCCGTATTCAGGTGAAATTTGCTAGCATAATTCTAGAGTATTTCAAGCTCGTATAATCTTCACCTCACATTTTAATTGCGGGGTTGAGTTCTTTGAATTGTTTGTCTTATATTTTTTCATTGCAATTCATTTTTCTTTGAATTGTTTATGCAGTCATTACTTCGACTTAGATTATTACAGCGTGGAGTAGCAGCTTTTGATCCACCCCGCTTGAAATCGACAACACCTGAAGGGAACAAACAACAACACGGATCAGTAATTATGCAACTTAGGTGTGATAATTTCTCATCAAGTAGTACTAGCATTTTGGTGCTTTTGTACAGCACTTGAATCTAATGGTGCAAATGCATTTAGATTAACAAAAAACACACTGAGATTAATCATTTAACACTAGCCACTATTGTTTGAACTTTTAAATTACGTGGCCTAAACCTTTTAATTGAATGCAGGGAAAGATTTAACACAAGAGATGAACAAAGAACTTCATCCTTGATAGAATTGTCAAAGCCAAGGTTGATATCAAAGAATTCAGTTTCTCAAACTAGTGCATATATCAAAGAAGAAGCTCAGTTATGTTCTGGTTTTGAAACTCAAAACGATGCTCCAAAAGAAATCGTTGAGGCATCGATATCAAAGACTGATTCAAACACGAACATTGAAACAACAGATAAAGTAGAGACAAGAGAACAACAATCATATGATACTATTGAAAACAGTTGCAGCGAGATATTGGAAGAGAATGACTGTAGTGACTATAATTATGATGAAACTAGAGAAAGTTATGACTGGGCCGGTTCCATTTCTCGGCCTAGAAGCTACTGGGAGGAAATTAGACAAGAATGGTACAGAGAAATGCTTGACTTTGGTTCGCACGATGACGAGAGACGCAAGCTCCTTGAAAGGTAGTTAGATCATTGTCTTTTAATATATTTAACATTTTCCTTGTATACTCTAACATTAAGACATTGCTGCATAGTGAAATGAGCACAAGTACAATAAAGTTTTCCTTATAATATCATTTATATgaacataaaataaaatatgtttgCAGAAGAACAGTTTCAACTGTCCTTTCTAGTGACTTCCGAGGAAAGATGGATAAATTGATGAATTCTCATAGGGGAACACAAACACATCTAGTCAATAATCAAATCTACGAGGAAGAACGAGAAGGAAGTATGCAAGAATTGACGGCATTTTTTCACGACCGCTTCCACGTTAGAGGTAATCTCGAAGAAAATGGAAGAGATATGACGGAGAAAGAGGTGCCGGTGGAAGAGGAAAGCGTCAATAGTGGTTCAGATCATGAACTTGGTGATTCTCAATCCTCATCATCTGTAAATTCACCATCCTCAGCATCATGGAGTTATGGAGACACTGATGGTGGAGATGATTCTGATAGAGTCGTATTTGTATCCTCGCCATTGCCTTCACAATCTCAATCTTTCTATCAAGATAATAGGCAATACTGTCCATCGACAAACCATCAATCAATTGTGAGTTTTTATTAGTCCATACAAATACACCATTTTTTCACCTTTAGTCCTTGTTGTTTTTAGTGATTGCAGATATACCATTTTTTCTTTTGATATTTTATCTTAGTCCACACAAACTTTGTTGATGTTGAAATTGCTCCAAATAAGGACTAAAATGACACATTACTCCAATGACTTATAGGACATGGAATTCATATACGATATGCGAGGGCAAATGGAACAACTTTTTCGCGAGATGTCTGAGTTAAGGAAAACACTAAAATATTGCACAGACATGAATATGCAATTACAACAATCCCAGAAACAAGAAGTTCACAAGGGTATGTGATTATTTCTGTTTAAAAACAGTGTTGATATATGACAAACTTTATCTCACTTTATATCCTTTACTTCTTTACAACAATAACATTTATATGTGTGAAACTTACCTTGCTTGCTCTCTTATGTACCTCTCAATTTGTATACATGATTTCAGTAAGAGAGAAGAAATTCACTAACAAGACATCAAAGAAAGGCAAATGCTGCATTTGCAATGAGAATAAAGTAAATGCAGTTTTATACAGGTATTAATTTATATGCTTTTAATAACTTTGTTAAATATATTTATTTCCACATGTATAACACTCATAATGTATCTACATTTCTTACAGATGTGGGCACATGTGTGCATGTTTCAAATGTGCAAGTGAGTTGCAATGGAAAAGTGGAAAATGTCCAATATGC from Lathyrus oleraceus cultivar Zhongwan6 chromosome 7, CAAS_Psat_ZW6_1.0, whole genome shotgun sequence encodes the following:
- the LOC127103743 gene encoding uncharacterized protein LOC127103743, whose protein sequence is MASSKVEIASFDSTKNPTWVSRVAKNNNLGNLNLNKRFHNVFVEKDDSSLPALVSPRHSKIIDRWAARQAQEVVRNLEKNNEDVADKVFDHFPSRSSSFNSRRGREVSVSPPLSDGSESYESEKTFNLGASSLVQIWEKRLSQSNCTKQNVALIGRTSSDSSSNGISAFSVEDHSRVSEEEESSDEPFQNCSSKVHCNLDAGESDKTKVADIIKKLSITNQMQSDENDTELSNSATGSPSVSTPKQLSERRCFGKITNYPRIRGRQAFNDLIMQFESDRHGELNNLAEQGAVSKFTQRGRIQSLLRLRLLQRGVAAFDPPRLKSTTPEGNKQQHGSVIMQLRERFNTRDEQRTSSLIELSKPRLISKNSVSQTSAYIKEEAQLCSGFETQNDAPKEIVEASISKTDSNTNIETTDKVETREQQSYDTIENSCSEILEENDCSDYNYDETRESYDWAGSISRPRSYWEEIRQEWYREMLDFGSHDDERRKLLERRTVSTVLSSDFRGKMDKLMNSHRGTQTHLVNNQIYEEEREGSMQELTAFFHDRFHVRGNLEENGRDMTEKEVPVEEESVNSGSDHELGDSQSSSSVNSPSSASWSYGDTDGGDDSDRVVFVSSPLPSQSQSFYQDNRQYCPSTNHQSIDMEFIYDMRGQMEQLFREMSELRKTLKYCTDMNMQLQQSQKQEVHKVREKKFTNKTSKKGKCCICNENKVNAVLYRCGHMCACFKCASELQWKSGKCPICQVEIIDVVQVYTNT